In Akkermansia muciniphila ATCC BAA-835, the genomic stretch TGGGAGGAAGCCTGTCCTGCGGGCTGATGTTTGCCGCCCTGGGAGCGGCGGCGCTCCGCCTGGATATGGCGCTGGGGAGGGCAGCCGGAATCCTGTCCGTCTGGATGGCCCTGGTGCTGGCGGCGGCTCCGGTGATTGGCGGGCTGGGGGGGCTTCAGGGGGTTCCCGTGCCGTGGATGTTGGTGGAGGCCGGTACCGCCTGGTTTTGGTGCGCCGTTCTTCCCGCCGTCCTGGCGGTGGCGCGTTTTTGGATAAAATCCGGTACGAAGACCGGAATATGGGTGAAGACCGGAGTTTCCCTGCTTGCCTTGCTGGCGGCATGGAACGTGTTTGTTGTGGGTGCGCCTGAGCTGATGCAGTTTTCCCTGTCTGCATGGCATGAACCGGAATTATGGATTCTGCTGGGGGCCGGAGTTTTGATGATGGCAGGGGGGAAGGCCCCCGGACATTTCCCTGCGGCATGGCGGCTGTTGGGCGCAGGCGTCTGCGGCGTGCTTCTGGCGTATGCCGTGGGCGTGCTTGCCGCCCTGGATGTCCAGGCTTTTCCTGAGGCCCGTCGCGCGGAGCTGATGAGCGGCTGGGTGGGCATGGCTGCCTGCATCCACGCCGTAGCCATGGCTTTTTGCCTGGCGGGCAGCCTCTGCCTGTGGCGGCCAGCGGGAGCGGAAGACGGAGGCCGGGAGTCTTCCCCTCCGTTTTTGCGGCGTTTCTTCTTCATTTCAGCCGTAGCGGCGGCTTTGGCGCTGGCGACGGCTGCGGCCGTTGTTCTGCATGCTCCGCCTCCGGATACCATGGAGGTTAGGAGGCACGTTCATGATGCGGAAGGTTCCGGCATTTACGCCGCAGAGGGGTGTGCCCTGTGCCATACCCAGATTATCCGGCGTTCCCTGTCCGGAAAGGACTGGCAGACGGCGATTGACCGCGGCACGGATCCTGATTTCCCCTACCGGGTCAGTGAACCGGAAGACATGGATGCCGAATTCAACAGGGAAGGGGCTCCGCAGGCGGGCGTGGCGGCCATAGGCCCGGACCTGAGCAATGCGGCGGAATACGCCGCCGGGAGGTTGGAATATGAAGACGCCGTATCCGGCGGCACGCGCCGCGCCGCGCAGGTGCGGGAATGGCTGGCCCTGCATCTTTACAACCCGCGGGAATTGCAGTTCAACAAGCCCTGGACCATGTGTCCGGCCATGCCCGGACTGTTTGAGGAACGCCCGGTGGAAGGGAACGCCCCCTCCACGGCTGCCCTGCCTGTCCGGATGGAACGGGGCCGGGAGCTGGTGCCTTCCCCGCGCGGGGAGCGCCTGTTGAACTACCTGGAGTCCCTGCGGAGGGTGGAACCCTCCCTGAAGCGCGACCAAATCCATTCCTTCCCGGCCCTGTCCCATATTCACCCGGATTATGCCGCGCATCCTCCCGCCGTGGACATGGAACGCCTGAAGAAAGCCCGCGCCGCCGCCGTGATGGAAAAGGGCAGGGGCGTATACCTTTCCAAATGCGCCATCTGCCACGGCAACGACGGCATGGGGGACAAGGTGACCTATCCTCCCCTGGCCGGGTCCGAGTGGCTGAAGGAAAAGCCTGATGTGGAAATCGTCAGGATCATCCTCCAGGGACTGACCGGACCCATCACGGTGAATGGAAAGGAATGGGATTCCACCATGCTGCCGCCCGGCGTCACGGATTCCCGCGACCTGGCGAACCTGCTCACATTCCTGCGCCGCCAGTTCGGCGGGGTGGAGAAGGCGGCCTATACGCCGGAGCAGGTGGACGCCATCCGCCGGGATCTGTGACGGGAGGGCCCCCGATTACAACGTTTCATGCTCCTTGCCCCGGGAACGGAAATGGCTGCAAATGCCATTCTATGAATTTAGATGATACGTCCGCCCTTTCTGCGGACAGAAACGTTGTAATCGGAACAAATGCCAGTGCCGCCAATGGCACGGACAATGTTGTGATAGGTTACCTCTTCCACCAGAGACGACCGGGGTACCGTTGTGGGTTCCACGTTCGTGGGCACCAACTCCGCTGGAACCGCCCTGGGGGATCATATTAAAGTAGGGAATTCCTGCGTTTCCGTAGGTTCCTGGTCCAATACGGACCACTGTCACATGGGGATTGCCCTGGGTTATCAGAGTAATACGTCCAATGAATCGGAGAAGCTCCATACGGCCACGGCCTATTCCTTCTGCGCGGGCATGGGTTCCCGGATCGAGGGGGACCTTCTGCATAGGCATCGGCAGGGGGGTATGTGGAAGACGGCTGCGGGCACAGCATCGTGCTTGGCGGCTATTCCAGGTCGGAAGTGCCCAGCGACATTGTGATTTCCGGCGGCCACGCGACGGCCACCCGGTGTGGTTCGTCAGTCCGGGCGTCACCAGCGGGGAGATGATGCTGGCCAGGCAAGCCCTTTTAGATTTCCACAACTTCCTCTTTCGTGATGGCATTGTAGGCCAGTGTTATCCCTCCGAAGCCGGAACCGGGGGCCGGAGGATTGCCCGGGTCAATGTCCTTTGCCAGCAAATCCAGCGGGTATAATTCCAGTTTGGTGCCGGGGGTGCAGAAAAATACCACGTCGGGATTGTCCCCGGTCTCGTCCGTTTTAAAACCAAGCTTGTCCCGGTAAAATTGCAGGGACTTTTTCATGTCTATGACTCCAAGGCAGATGCCGGTTACTCTGTTCATGTTCTTCTTCATGGAATTGGCGAATAGCCTGTTTTTCTGTTTAATGTTTTGCGGAGCCTCCGCCAGGAAAATGTGTTTTTCCCGGTTTTGTTAACGTCTGGTTTTATGGTGAAAGAAACGGAGCCGTCCGCAGGTAGTTAAGGAACCTTTTCATGAATCTTCCTTCCTCCCGCATTCCCTGGCTGGACAATATCCGTGTTTTTGCCTGTATTCTCGTTATTGCCAGCCACATCGTGGGGCAGTTTTTTGTGTCGCCTCCTTTCACTCCGGACAATGAAACCTTTGCCTGGTCCTCCTTTTATACGGTGCTGGTGCGGGTCTCCATCCCCCTGTTTTTCATGATTTCCGGCGCCCTCCTGCTGCCCGTTCGGGATACGACGGGGCAATTCCTGAAAAAACGCTTCACCCGCGTCCTGTTCCCCTTCCTGCTGTGGTCTGCGTTTTACACTGTTTTTCCGTGGAGCTATGAAACGCTCACGGGGAACAGCTTTCACTCCGTCTTCCCCCTCTCACAGGTCACGCCGGACCTGGAAACCATGGGAACGAACCTGCTGCTGATTCCACTGAAATTCAGCGTGGGCATTCATCTCTGGTACCTCTACGTGCTGATGGGCCTTTACCTCTTCCTGCCAGTAATATCCCCCTGGGTGGAGAAAGCGGGAAAGGCGGCCTTTGCCTACTTCCTGCTGCTGTGGGCGCTCACCCTCTTGTTCCCTTATCTCCAGACCATTTTCCCCAGCTATCTGGGAAAATGTCCCTGGAATGAATACGGGGCCCTGCATTCCTTCTCCGGGTACCTGGGCTACATGGTGCTCGGCTGCTTTCTGAGGAAATACCCTGGGAATGCCTCCTTCGCCCGCACGGCCTGCTGGGCCGTTCCGTGTCTGGCCGCGGCCTTTTGGTTTACCCTCCATTTCTACCGGACGTCCACGGCTCAGGCCTGGTCCTCAAGCGGCGACTACATCGGCTTCGCCAGCATTAATGTGGCCCTCATGTCCGTAGCCTTCTTCGTTCTCTTCCAGTCACTTCCCGCGTTCAGAGCCGGGTCCGCGCCGCAGCGGTTCCTGGCTGATTTCTCCAGCATGAGTTTCGGCATCTACCTGGTCCACTTTGTGCTGGTGGGAGCCGTTTACCGCCTCTTTGGCATGCTCCATCTGTTGTTCCTTCCGGCTTCTCTTTCCATTCCGCTGCTGACTGCGGCGACGTGCCTGGCAGCCTGGGGAATCATCAAGCTGCTCTCCTTCCTCCCCGGCAGCAGGTACCTGATCGGATAAATTCCGGCATGGAGACAAAAAACTGCCCTCCGCATCGTGTGGCGGGAGGGCAGTCCGGATGGAAAAAGCGGGAAAAACAGGGATCAGCTCAGGGTTTCCACCAGTTTGTCGCCGTAAGCGGAGCAGGTAAGTTCCGTGGAACCGGGAATCATTTCCGCAAGGTCGAACGTAACCGTTTTTTCGGAAATCACCCGGTCAATGGCCTGAATCAGCAGATCGGCGGCTTCCGTCCAGCCCATGTAGCGCAACATCATCTCCGCAGACAGGATGACGGAGCTGGGGTTGGCCTTGTTCAGTCCGGCCAGTTTCGGCCCGGTGCCGTGCGTAGCTTCAAAAATGGAATGCCCCGTCAGGTAGTTGATGTTGCCTCCGGGGGCGATTCCGATGCCGCCGACTTGCGCCGCCAGGGCGTCGGAGATGTAATCCCCGTTCAGATTCAGCGTGGCTACCACGTCGAAGTTTTCCGGATGGAGCAGAATTTCCTGAAGGAAGGCGTCTGCAATGCAGTCCTTGATAACGATACCGTTGGGAAGTTTCAGCCAGGGGCCGTCCCCTATGGGGAGGGCGCCGTATTCCCGCCGTGCGACATCGTATCCCCAGTCACGGAAGCCGCCTTCCGTGAATTTCATGATGTTGCCCTTATGCACCAGCGTGACGCTTTTCCTTCCGTTTTTCACGGCATAGTCAATGGCGGCGCGCACCAGGCGCTCCGTGCCTTCACGGGAAACGGGCTTGATGCCGAAGCCGGAGCTTTCCGGGAAACGAACCTTTTTCATGCGGTCCGGGAAAATGCGGCTCATGGTATCAAAAAACAGCTTGGCATCCTCCGTGCCTTCCTTGAATTCGATTCCGGCGTAGATGTCTTCCGTGTTTTCGCGGAAAACGACCATGTCCACTTTTTCCGGAGCTTTGACGGGAGTTTCAATGCCGTTGAAATAGCGCACGGGACGCAGGCAGACAAACAGATCCAGATCCTGCCGCAGCGTGACGTTCAGGCTGCGGATGCCTCCGCCCACCGGAGTGGTGAGGGGGCCTTTGATGCCGATGAGGTACGTGCGGAAAGCTTCCACCGTTTCATTCGGAAGCCAGGTGCCCAGATTGTCAAAAGATTTCTGCCCGGCAAAAACTTCATACCATGCGATGGAACGCCTGCCCTGATAAGCCTTGGCTACGGCTGCGTCAATGACACGGGAGGCCGCCGCCCATATCTCAGGACCGGTTCCATCACCGATGATGAAGGGAATGACGGGCCTGTCCGGAACGCAAAGCCTGCCGTTCTGCATGGTGACGGCTGCACCGTCCGCGGGAGGGGTGAATGTTAAATTGGCCATGACGTGCGTTCCTTTATAGGACGCAACCCGGTTTGGCAAGATAAAAGAGCGGAATGGGGAACTGCGCTTCGTGGAGCAACCGGCCTTGAAAATGTTTTCCTCATCCCGCATGCGCGTGTCTCAGAACCAGCGGTCCTTCCCGGAAGGTTCTTCCGGCCGACCGGCTTCTTCCCGGAGGCGTTTGAGGAAATTTTCTTCAGCCTGGTGTTTCAAACCGCTCTCCATGATATGCTTCCGGGCGTTTTCGTTCAGCTGGTTGACGGCAATGGCGGCATCTTCGGAAGTCAGCCTGTTCCAGATGCCGGCGTCATCCTTCACGATTCGCAGGGACCCCTCCACCATCTCACAGGAAATCAGCTTGCCATGAAGGCCCTCTGCCGTAATGGGGCCTTTGTTTCTTGCGGGAATGATAATCCGAAGAGGTTCGGGCCCTTCCAGATTGATGCCCCCGTGGGCGCGGTAGGCCGCTTTCAGAATCAGCGTTTTCCTGCTCCACCACCAGGTGGTGGAGTAACGGTATTCATATTCAAAAGTCCGTTCCACTGTTACCAGGTTGGCCACTTTTTCATCCTTCTGCACAATCAGGGCCACGCCGCCGTGGTTGGAGGAAAAACCTTTATTGATCAGGGTGAGGCCCGCTTCCCTGCCGGCTTCAATCAGTTTTTCCGCTACAGCCATCGGCTTTTCCGCCGGGGCGGTGATGCAGGTGCGCACGCCCCAGAACAATACGGCCAGCACTCCTATCAGAACGGCACCCCTGGCCAGCGCGACAACGGCGGGGGAATGGAAAAAGGTGGGGGAGGATCCGCTCATGAGATGTTGTGCGTGGCGGAAATTCAGGGTTCCGGGTCTTCATGGGAACCATGTTCCCTGATGGGGGGCATGAACAGGGCCAGGAAGGTGAAGGCAATGACGGTCAGGTCATCTATCTGTCCTACTCCCGGAATGAAATCCGGAATCAGGTCAATGGGGGAAAAGGCATAAAGAGCCGTCAGAGCCAGGAGGACAAGCTTGCGTCTGGTGAACAGGCGCGGTTCTCCTTCCCGGCTGCGGAAGTAATTGATGGCCCTGACCAGAAGCTGCTGCCTGGAGCCGTTGGGCGGAATGGGAATCTTGTTTTTCATGGAGATGCAGGGGTGAATTTACCGTCAATGGAAAAGAAACTCTTTTTTATATGGACCGGAAGCAGACCCGGAGGCGGGATAACGGCCCCCTTCGTCCTGCCTTGTCCCGGCAACGGCACGGGAAGGGATTTTTTTGAAGCCGTTTTCTGTAGGCGTCTTTTCATCAGGAAAGCTCTTTCCTTATTGTCTCATGCACTCCCGGCCGCGTCCAGAGCAATTCCCGGCTTCTTCCGGGAATGAGCTTCCTTGCATTTGAGAGAGAGTATAACGTTTACTTTTGTCCCTGCCGTTTTCCGAGCCTGTTTTCCCCCAGCCGCAAAAACGTTCCGCAGGGTAGAGGAGGGCTTCTTCCCCATTGGCCTGCGTTCCCTTCCCGGCAGAGGTCCGCTTGGGCTTGCGGCATTGACACGGCGGGAGGCACGGGGTACTCTCCTGCGGCATATAATGATCAGTTTTACCAATATCAGCGGGGCCGAGGAAATTGGGGCCAATTGCTATTTGCTTGAGATGGACGGCACCAGGATTGTGCTTGACAGCGGGATGCACCCCAAGAAGGAGGGGAAGGCGGCCATGCCGGATTTTGATTCCCTGGAACCCAATTCCGTGGAAGCCGTTTTTTTAAGCCATTCCCACCTGGACCATCTGGGAACGCTGCCTGTGCTTCAGGAGAAACAGCCAGCGGCGGAGGTGTTCATGACGCCCGCCGCGGCAGCCCTGTCTGAAGTGATGCTGCATAATTCCGTGAATGTGATGAGCGCCAAGAGGCTGGACCTGGGCATTGTGGAGTATCCTTTTTTCACCCATAATGATCTGGACAGATTGAGCGACGCCTGGCATGCCAAGTCCTGCAATGAAGTGTTTCGCGTGGGCTTCCGCCAGAACGTGCTGGCCACGTTTTACGATGCCGGGCACATCCTGGGGTCTGCCGGCGTGATGCTGGAGGGTGAGAGCGGCCATACCGTATTTTATACGGGGGACGTGCAGTTTGAAGACCAGAGCATGATTCCCGGGGCTGATTTTCCGGAATCCGGCGTAGATACGCTGGTTATGGAGTGCACGCGCGGCGGTTTCCAGCGCAGCGCCCACTATTCCCGGCCGGAAGAGATGGTGAGGTTCGGGAAAGCGATTGCGGAGACGCTGGAACGCGGCGGCGCCGTACTGATTCCGGTATTCGCCATCGGCAAGAGCCAGGAGATGCTGTTCAACATTCACCGTTTCAAGCAGCAGGGGGTGATTCCCGCCAATACTCCCGTGTACTTCGGCGGGCTGAGCGCGAAAGTTTCCCTGTTGTACGACCGTTTTGCCGGGTTGACGCGCAGGCATGACCATGAATTCAAGCTGAAGGAGGAGATTCAGACCGTGCCCCTTCCGCGCAAGGGAAAAGCTCCGCTGGTGTGTTCCCCGGGGAATATTTATGTGGTGTCCAGCGGCATGATGACGGAAAATACGCTTTCCAACGTCATGGCGGAGCAGGTTCTTCCCCAGGAGAAGAATGCTATTTTGTTCGTAGGATATGCGGATCCTGATTCTCCGGCGGGACTGCTGAAGGCAACTCCTGAAGGGGAACTGGTGAAAATGAGGCCCAACGGGCAGCCGGTGCGCCGCAAGTGCACCGTGGACTGTTTTGATTTTTCCGGGCATGCCACCCGGGACTCCCTGGTTAATTATGCCGTGAAGCTGAACCCCAGGCAGGTGGTTCTGGTGCACGGGGACCCGGATGCCGTGGAGTGGATGCACCACACGCTATCCGCCAAAATGCCTGATTCCACCATCGTCGTTCCTGAGCCGGGACGCCGCTACACTTTCGAGCCATGAGTTTTACCGGAGAAAGAAAGGGGAGGCTGATCGTCTTTGAAGGCATTGACGGCACGGGCAAGTCCACCCACATCGGCCACTTGCGAAAGTATTTGGAGGAGAAGGAGCTGGAAGTGGTGCAGAGTTTTGAGCCCACACGCGGACGGTGGGGCCGGATGCTCCGGGACTCCGCCGTGACCGGACGCCTTTCCGTAGAGGAGGAAGTAGCCCTGTTCCTGAAAGACAGGAGGGAACATGTGAAGATGCTGATTGCTCCCGCATTGGCGCGGGGGGCATGGGTTCTGCTGGATCGCTACTATCTTTCCATGATGGCTTACCAGGGCGCGCGCGGCATAGATCCGGAGGTTATCCGTGCCGCCAATGAAGAATTTGCCCCGGTGCCGGATGCCGTGGTCTGGCTGGACATTCCCGTTTCCGTGGCGCTGGAACGCATTGGGAACCGCGGGGAACGCGACGCTTTTGAGACGGAAGCGGGCCTGGCGGCCTGCCGCAGTGTGTTTGCATCCGTCCATGCTCCCTGGATGCTCCGCATAGACGCGGACGCCGGGAAGGAAGAGGTGGCGGCAAGAGTGCGGAAGGCTCTTTCCATGCGTTTCCCCGATGTCATTGGGGCATAGGCATCTCCTTTCGGCCATAGGCCGGGGATTTTTCCTTAGCGTTTCATTCCTGGCATTTGGATGCTATTCCGCAGGCGCATAAGCCGTTGGATCCGGAATTCCGGCTTCCCTGAAGGCTTCCCGGCGTTCCATGCAGGTGGAACAGACGCCGCAGTGGACGGCTCCGCCCTTGTAGCAGGAATAGGTACGGGAAAAGTCCACGCCCAAATCCTGGCCCATGGCGGCGATGCCGCCCTTGGACATGTGGATGAAAGGGCGCAGGATGCCCAGGCCGGCATAGGTTCCCAAGCGAATGGCTTCCGTCATGGCGGCCATGAATTCCTCCCGGCAGTCCGGATAGATGCTATGGTCCCCGGAATGGGCCGCAATGACGAGCTGCTGCGCCCCGCAGCTTTCCGCAACCCCGGCGGCGATTGACAGGAAGATGCCGTTGCGGAAGGGGACGACGGTCTGCTTCATCAGTTCTTCATCATAGGAACCGTCCGGAATATCGTCCGCGCCGGAGAGGAGGGCTGATTTCAAATGGGAGGAGATGGAGGAAATGTCAATCACGCGGTGTTCTATGCCCAGACTGGCGGCCTGCCAGGCAGCGCATTTCAGCTCTCGTTCCGCGTGGTTGGAGGCATAGTCAAAGCTGAGGGCCACCCGGACGCGGTGGTTCCGGTGGGCCCAGTGCAGGGCTACGCTGGAGTCCAATCCCCCGCTGAGCAGTACGGCTGTTTCCATTTTGTCCATGGTCTGGATTACAGGGGGCGGTTTTCCGGATTGTGTTCGGCTGTTGCGGTCAGCTGGATGCCGCCGCGGGGGGAGAAGCGGCCTTCCACCTTCAGCCACCGCGGGGAAATGGCGGCCACCAGATCATCCGTGATGCGGTTGACGATTTGTTCATTAAAAGCCGGATAGTTGCGGTAGGCGGCCAGGTAGTATTTGAGAGATTTGGTTTCCACGCACTTTTCCGCCGGAACGTAGGTGATCGTCAGGTGACAGGAATCCGGTTGACCGGTAACGGGGCAGAGGGAGGAAAATTCATGGGTGTCCAGCGTGATGGTGTAGGGACGCGTGCCGCGGTTAGGGAAGGATTCCAGCCTGGCGTCGTCGGGATTGGTAAAGAAGGAGCTTTGAGAGCCTAATAGAGTCAGATGGTCGTCGGACATGGTTGTTGTATATGGTAATGGATGTTCAGGTCCCCTGGACGGGGGCTCCGCCGAGGAATTCTTTCACGTACAAGTCCTGTTGAGGGAATGGGATGGAAATGCCGTGTTCGTTGAACGCATTATAGATGTGTTCCCGCACGGAGGAAAGGCTGGAGGACTTTGTCATGACGGGAACCCAGACCCATACGCCCAGATTGACGGCACTGTCTCCGAAACTGTCCAGCACCACGCTGGTTTTCTTGACTTTGGAAAGGAAGGGCAGGGTTGCCAGCGTTTCCAGAATGATTTTGCGCGCCCTTTCCACGTCCGTCCCGTAGGAAATGCCCACTTCCACCTTCACGCATTCGAATTTGTGGTTGCGGGTCATGTTGCGGAAGTTCTTGTTGAAAAGCTGGGAGTTCTGGAAGGCGATGATAGAGCCGTCCAGCGTCTCGATCATGGTGGAGCGGTAGCCCAGGGAGGAGACGCGGCCCCGGTAGCCGTCGCATTCAATCATGTCGCCCTGGCGCAGGCGACCCAGCATTAGGGAGAGGCCGCTGATGATGTTTTCAATGGTATCTTTCAGGGCGAAGCCGATGCCCATGCTCAAGCCTCCCATGACCATCAGCAGCCCGTTGTAGTTGGCGTTCATGATGATAAGCGCCGTAAAAACGAAGAGCCCCCAGAGAAAAAGGGTGGAGAGTGTCACGAAGGTGGGGATGGTGCCTACTTCATAATCTTCTCCATAGATTTCATGCAGCGTATTTTTCCCCAAGAATATCAAGTAGTTGAGAACAATGGCCATCAGGATGACCGTGATGACGCTGCTCCAGCTGAAAGTGAGCAGATCCTTGATTTCCGTGGTTGCGAAAATTTTATTAATGATGAGGTCCCCCATGTCGAAGGTGGCGGCGGGCCAGATGATGCTGAACAGGATGAGGAAAATGGTCAGGCAGGGAAGCAGCAGCTTGGAGATGAAGGGGCGGAACCACAGGATGGCCCTCTTGTTCCGTTCCTTCCGGCGGTTTTCATAATGGTGGAGCAGATCCCACAGCCCCACCAGCAGAAGGATGCTGGTCATCAGCATGATCCAGGTCATCAGCACCAGGAAGGCCATGAAGCTGAATCCAGTCCAGCACAGGACGCTGCCCAGGATGGTGAATACCAGAGATACGGTGGAGAAAAAACGGTCCAGCCGGGGCAGCTTGTGCCTCTGCCGCACCCAGGTCAGCAGGGAGAAGAGGGAAACCAGCGTGAACAGGATGGGCATGGAAATGTCCACGATGATGTTGGGGGCCATGAACATGCGCAGAAGCATGAAGAATCCGCCCAGAAGCAGATAGGGCATGTAGATGCGGATGCCGGAGTTAATGGTGCCATACGGAAGGCGCGTGACCAGGGAGAACAGGATGGCGCTGACCAGAAGAAGGAATTCCGCGCCCAGGGAGGCCGCGCTCTCCAGCAGGTAGTTCGGCGTGCGCAGTGAGGCAATGACGAGGATCAGCGCCACGATAAGAATGGTGGTGACGTTGGCGAAAGCATGGCGTTTGTTGTAATGCCCCGTCTTTTTCAATGTATTTCGGAATCCCAGGAAGATGATGATGCGGGAGAGGCAGTAGGAGCACAGGATGATTCCCAGCAGGATAAGTCCGTAATGCTTGAGCGTTTCCGGGTCTGACGGAAGCTGGAGCTTGCTGTCCGCGGATGTTTCCCATGCCCCCATGCACGTTTCATACGTCTTGTGCGGTTTGAGAAAGATGTACCGGGCCGCGTGGGACGGCGTGTAGAAGACCCTGTTAAACAGGGCGGTGAACAGTTTGGCGCTTTCATTGTTGAGCGCGTCTATTTTGCCGTTCAGGCTGCTGAAAAGTTCCTTGAGGTAGCTGATTTGCTCCTTTTCACTTTGGAGGGATTCTTCCAGCTCCTGGCAGGCATACAGGGCTTCGTCCCGCTGAACCAGGGAGGCTTGCGACAGGGTGTCCGTATTTACTTCCTCCAGGGATGCCGCCAGCTTTTTAATGCGTTCTATTTCCTTGTCCAGCCGTTCCTCCTGCCCCTGAAAATCCGGTTTTTGGGCGTAATACGTCTTCACCAGGCTGGAAGCGGCCTTACAGTAAAAAGCCAGCGTAAATATTTTTTGGTCGTCCAGCGCGTAAAGCACGGCGGACATTTCATACACCCTAGTATCAAAATAATTATAGGTAGCATCCGCTTCCCTCACCAGCGTTTTCCGGATGGCCATCCTTTTTTCCTCATTCTTTTTCAGAATGGTGATTTCATGGCACAGAGCCATGATTACGGTATCCATTTCCGATTGGTCCGGCTGCTCCTGAGGCTGTTCCGCCTTGGCTTCCTCCGCCTGTTCCGGGGCGGCGGCAGGCGGAGCCTCCTGCTGTGCAGATGCAGAACCTGCGGCCAGAACCCCCGCCAGGAAAAAGGCGGCGCAGCGGCGGAAAAAGATCCGGTAATCAGGGATGCTCATGAATGGTCCCTGTTCTAGGGGCTGCAGGCATTACGGTCAAGGTTATATATTCTCCTGCTGACGGAGGGTGAGCTTCACAGAAAAAAACTTTTTTCAACGTGAACCGTATGGAAAGGACAGGGCATCTTCCGGCATCATTTCCCGAATCCCCGGAAGATGCCCTTCCGTAAACAGGAACCGCACCGGAGAATTTCCGGTGCGTTTGAAAAGATGAATACTCCGGCGGGAATCAGTCCAGAGAAAAGGAACGGATTCTCCTTACGGTTTCCTCCCGGCCCAGCAGGGAAAAGACGGAGGAAAGGTCCGGGCCGCCGCTTAACCCGGTGAGGGCCACCCGGGCCGGGAACATCACGGCTCCCATTTTTACGCCGTTTTCCTTGGCAAAGGCTTTCAGCACGCCAATGAGTTCATGTCCATCCCATTCCGGTTCCTGTTCCAGCCTGTCCGCCAGTTTGAAAAGCAGTTCCAGGGCTTCCGGCTGAACTTTGGAGACGGCTTCCGGATCCATGCCCAGGTCAAAAAAGAAACGGATTTTATCCGGGACTTCCGCCAGAGTCTGCACCTTCGTTTGCACGGTGGCGATGGCGGCGTCCAGAATCGGGGAATCCGGCAGGCCGGCTTTCAAACAGAAGGGGCGTGCCCGGAGGGCGAATTCTTCCGCAGGCAGGGCGATGATGTGCTGCTGGTTGACCCAGCGGCATTTGGTGATATCGAATTTGGCGGCGGAGTGGTTCACGGCTTCCAGAGAGAAGCGTCCGATCAGCTCCTGAGGGGAGAAAATTTCCGTATCGTCCTTGGGAGACCAGCCCAGCAGGGCCAGAAAGTTCATGACGCCTTCCGGCAGAAAGCCTTCTTCCGGGTAGGTTCCCAGGGCAGCGCCCACGTCGCGCTTGGACATTTTGGAGCCGTCCTGGTTCAAAATCAGCGGCATGTGGGCGAAAACAGGGGGAGTGACGCCGAAAGCCTCAAACAGCTGGATGTGCTTGGGCGTGTTCATGATGTGGTCTTCCCCGCGAATGACATGGGTCATCTTCATCTCAATATCGTCCACCACGTTGACAAAGTGGAAGATGTAGGAACCGTCCGCGCGGCGGATAGCCATGTCCGGGGTGTTGGAGGCGTCCCGGTAGTCGATGGTGATGTTTCCGCAAATCAGGTCATGGAAGGTGACGGGTTTGGAGCGGTCAAAGCGGAAACGCCAGGCTCCTTCATCCTCGTACACGCGGCCGGCGTCCTGGAGCTTCTTGAAATAGGCGTCGTAAATATCGTTGCGCTGGCT encodes the following:
- a CDS encoding glutamate--tRNA ligase, yielding MSLVRTRFAPSPTGYLHIGGARTALFNWLFARKMGGTFILRIEDTDNARNTEEATRAIFTGMEWLGLDWDEGPMKGGDCGPYFQSQRNDIYDAYFKKLQDAGRVYEDEGAWRFRFDRSKPVTFHDLICGNITIDYRDASNTPDMAIRRADGSYIFHFVNVVDDIEMKMTHVIRGEDHIMNTPKHIQLFEAFGVTPPVFAHMPLILNQDGSKMSKRDVGAALGTYPEEGFLPEGVMNFLALLGWSPKDDTEIFSPQELIGRFSLEAVNHSAAKFDITKCRWVNQQHIIALPAEEFALRARPFCLKAGLPDSPILDAAIATVQTKVQTLAEVPDKIRFFFDLGMDPEAVSKVQPEALELLFKLADRLEQEPEWDGHELIGVLKAFAKENGVKMGAVMFPARVALTGLSGGPDLSSVFSLLGREETVRRIRSFSLD